From the Microplitis mediator isolate UGA2020A chromosome 6, iyMicMedi2.1, whole genome shotgun sequence genome, one window contains:
- the LOC130670385 gene encoding uncharacterized protein LOC130670385 yields MGKNSKKRSHSLSIDEIRRKLKRYQEKLDKCQQELPADEGSGMGDASSIEDLDAEDTGIIDPVIDNKENSASNDLEKTETTKDKDFADLDDEILEILGDGKSSTDEGEFLFHPKLAEVWKKVLIEGLEKDNKVNLLKIYPRKGNCPILTPKLNPEVEATVNETVRRRDKYQADEQDLCGASLSSLGKAISMILNDEKQKIDKKELLTALVDSGKLMCEQFKILSKARKAFIYPGLDKKAKSVLEKSETDEYLFGSGLSERVKTAKSVEKVGLSLKPQAPEKKTNAKPHSTLNWKSPSVKAGNQTQTGYQRRVPPKSFYHSRTCLPHQTRPVQNCSLNANDEPYLQAAVNKLLELGAIRVCVPCNGQFLSTYFLVPKPNGDYRFVLNLKDLNKYILTFHFKMEDLRTAIKLMSKGCFMGTIDLKDAYFLIPIANKYRKYLRFMWKQLLFEWTCVPFGLNIGPWLFTKISKPIANFLRSLGFLSVVYLDDWLCFGRDIEECLNNLNQTKQCLESVGFVVNKDKSTLLPDTRCQFLGQLIYTLIKKFKNLKTCSIREFAQFVGNITAACPAVQYGWAYSKSLERQKYLALLKSSGNYDAKMKLSACLTTDLNWWQNNILISVNPIRQQHYKLEIFTDASLTGWGAACNNELTNGAWYGEEVNYSINHLELIAAYFGLQCFAEDKRDCEILLRIDNTTAISYINRMGGIQYPNLNAIARKIWQWCEQRNLWITASYIASKENIEADYGSRIVNPDTEWELADWAFQRIVKEFGTPEIDLFASRTNRKCEKFCSWHRDPDAYCVDAFTMVWADLKFYAFPPFSLILRTLKKIEADQAQGDTSTPTVSKNAANGRDIVWQTFLKQDFNEKAVELLVGSITDSTMKQYNKPLQEWKKFSSERKIDMFKPQTNQVINWLTQKYQEGASYGSLNTARSALSLIAGDKIGKDPTISRLMKGVFNQRPSKPKYEKIFSLDPVLDNLEKLYPLENLSMLELTEKLVMLLAIVTAHRKQTLALIKVNNIMKTDSGYEIKIPDRIKTTKPGGYQPLLIIPKFEENPKLCAASVLERYLRVTKEKRDKTENLLLTTRSPFGAASKDTISRWIRAFLSKSGIGAEFGPHSVRHASTSAALKKGVDINVIKSLAGWSERSRTFDRFYNRPIINDKKTFTDSILNRK; encoded by the exons atgggtaaaaattcaaaaaagagGAGCCATTCACTTTCGATAGATGAAATACGGAGGAAATTAAAACGATACCAAGAAAAACTGGATAAATGTCAACAGGAATTACCAGCTGATGAAGGATCAGGAATGGGTGATGCATCTAGTATTGAAG ATCTGGATGCCGAAGATACAGGCATCATCGATCCTGTTATtgataacaaagaaaatagtGCATCAAATGATCTGGAAAAGACAGAGACGACGAAGGACAAGGACTTTGCCGATCTTGACGACGAAATATTGGAAATTCTGGGGGATGGTAAATCATCAACTGATGAgggtgaatttttatttcacccAAAACTGGCTGAGGTTTGGAAAAAAGTTCTCATAGAAGGACTAGAGAAGGATAATAAAGtgaatcttttaaaaatatatcctcGCAAGGGAAACTGCCCAATCTTGACGCCGAAGTTAAACCCAGAAGTAGAAGCTACGGTTAATGAAACTGTAAGACGACGGGACAAATACCAAGCGGATGAACAGGACCTTTGTGGGGCGAGTTTATCATCACTTGGTAAAGCAATAAGTATGATACTTAAcgatgaaaaacaaaaaattgataagaaagAATTATTAACGGCGTTAGTCGATTCAGGGAAGCTAATGTGTgagcaatttaaaattttgtctaaAGCACGAAAAGCTTTTATCTACCCTGGGTTAGACAAAAAAGCCAAATCTGTTTTAGAAAAATCCGAAACAGATGAGTATCTATTTGGTTCAGGATTATCAGAGAGAGTAAAAACTGCAAAGTCAGTAGAAAAGGTCGGGTTGTCTTTGAAACCTCAGGCACCCGAGAAAAAGACCAATGCCAAACCTCACTCGACTTTAAACTGGAAAAGCCCGTCTGTGAAGGCTGGCAATCAGACACAGACGGGCTACCAGCGTCGAGTACCCCCGAAGTCGTTCTACCACAGCCGAAC TTGCCTGCCTCATCAAACGAGACCAGTACAAAACTGTTCCCTAAATGCAAATGATGAGCCTTACCTCCAAGCGGCAGTCAACAAACTATTAGAATTAGGCGCCATTCGAGTATGTGTCCCATGTAATGGACAATTTTTATctacttattttttagtacCAAAACCGAATGGTGACTATAGGttcgtattaaatttaaaagatctAAACAAATATATCCTAACCTTCCACTTTAAGATGGAAGATCTCCGAACAGCTATCAAGCTGATGTCGAAAGGTTGTTTTATGGGAACCATAGACCTCAAAGACGCCTATTTCCTAATTCCAATCGCCAATAAATACCGGAAATACCTTCGGTTTATGTGGAAACAACTGTTGTTTGAGTGGACATGCGTACCATTTGGATTGAACATAGGGCCTTGGTTGTTCACGAAAATTTCCAAACCAATAGCTAACTTCTTAAGAAGTCTTGGATTCCTATCAGTAGTATACTTGGATGACTGGTTGTGCTTTGGAAGGGATATTGAggaatgtttaaataatttaaatcaaaccAAACAGTGCTTAGAATCTGTAGGTTTTGTTGTTAATAAAGATAAAAGTACACTACTGCCTGATACGAGATGTCAATTTTTAGG GCAACTAATTTACAcgctgattaaaaaatttaaaaatttaaaaacttgttCCATTCGTGAGTTCGCTCAATTTGTGGGGAATATTACGGCAGCATGTCCAGCAGTACAATATGGCTGGGCATATTCCAAAAGCCTGGAGAGACAAAAGTATTTAGCACTACTTAAAAGTTCCGGAAATTACGACGCGAAAATGAAGCTATCGGCGTGCTTGACAACGGATCTTAATTGGTggcaaaataatattttgattagTGTCAATCCAATCCGACAGCAACACTAtaaattggaaatatttaCAGATGCTTCTCTCACCGGTTGGGGAGCCGCGTGTAATAATGAACTTACCAATGGAGCCTGGTATGGAGAAGAGGTAAATTATAGTATTAACCATCTAGAGTTAATAGCGGCATATTTTGGGCTACAGTGTTTCGCCGAAGATAAACGGGATTGTGAGATTCTTCTACGGATTGATAATACCACAGCAATATCTTATATAAACAGGATGGGTGGTATACAATATCCAAATTTAAACGCAATTGCAAGGAAAATCTGGCAATGGTGCGAGCAGCGTAATTTGTGGATCACCGCTTCTTATATTGCTTCAAAAGAAAACATAGAAGCGGATTATGGGTCCCGGATTGTTAATCCGGATACTGAATGGGAGCTAGCGGACTGGGCATTTCAGAGGATTGTTAAAGAGTTTGGCACTCCAGAGATAGACCTCTTTGCCTCAAGAACGAACAGaaagtgtgaaaaattctGTTCATGGCATCGCGACCCAGACGCATATTGTGTTGACGCTTTTACCATGGTCTGGGCGGACCTGAAATTCTATGCATTCCCaccattttctttaattttaagaacattaaagaaaattgaagCAGATCAAGCACAAGGT GACACAAGTACACCCACTGTCAGCAAAAATGCGGCTAATGGCCGCGATATTGTCTGGCAAACGTTTTTAAAACAAGATTTTAACGAGAAAGCGGTTGAGCTGTTAGTAGGTTCGATCACAGACTCGACAATGAAGCAATACAACAAACCTTTAcaagaatggaaaaaattttcttcggaGCGAAAAATAGATATGTTCAAACCGCAAACTAATCAAGTCATTAACTGGTTAACACAAAAGTATCAAGAGGGTGCATCATATGGTTCACTGAATACGGCTAGGTCAGCACTCTCATTAATAGCTGGGGATAAGATAGGAAAAGACCCTACAATTTCAAGATTAATGAAAGGCGTCTTCAACCAAAGACCAAGTAAGCCgaagtatgaaaaaattttcagcttgGACCCTGTATTGGATAATTTGGAGAAATTATACCCTCTAGAGAATCTTAGCATGCTGGAGCTGACAGAAAAGCTGGTCATGCTATTAGCTATCGTGACAGCTCATAGGAAGCAAACTTTGGCGctaataaaagttaataatattatGAAAACAGATAGCggatatgaaataaaaattccagaTAGAATAAAGACAACAAAACCAGGAGGTTATCAGCCGTTGCTCATCATCCCAAAATTTGAGGAGAACCCAAAACTCTGCGCGGCTTCAGTATTGGAGCGGTATCTTCGcgtaacaaaagaaaaaagagaTAAAACTGAAAATCTCTTGTTGACTACAAGGAGCCCTTTTGGAGCTGCTTCAAAAGATACCATCAGTAGATGGATTCGCGCCTTTTTGAGTAAAAGTGGAATCGGAGCAGAATTCGGGCCTCATAGTGTTCGTCATGCATCGACATCAGCTGCGTTGAAAAAAGGTGTTGACATCAATGTCATCAAGAGTCTAGCTGGATGGTCCGAGCGATCAAGAACATTTGATCGGTTTTATAACCGTcccattattaatgataaaaagaCGTTTACAGACTCAATTTTAAACAGAAAGTAA